The Glycine max cultivar Williams 82 chromosome 17, Glycine_max_v4.0, whole genome shotgun sequence genome contains the following window.
CAAGTTTTTCCTGATGAGTAAGACCCTTCAAGTTCAGAGAGGCTAGTTTCCCAAGTAGGAACCTGAATTTGTCAGCAAGATTAGATAGATACCTACATTATCATCAATCAAAACAGTTAATAACTGTCTATAACTATAACTACTTACTTTAATCTGTGGATCAGAAACACTGCATTTGTTGTTCGGTTCATATCAGCAGTGGTAGCTTTAACTtcacataaatttttataaggACCAACTTCCCTTGTTTTGGATTCTGAACAGATACCATAAGGATCACAAGATTGATCCTTTTCCTTGCTGCATTGATGGAAAGCTGATGCAGAACGTGAAGGTGTTTTTGATTCCCCAATTTTGTCCTTAGATGTACCAATTCTCACAAATATGCTACACAAGCACTTGACAATATCCTCAGAAACTCTATTGGGTGTGCTATCAATTTCTGACACCTTATCATCTGAAGAACTTGAAGAACTTTGAGCCCTTTCATGATCTGCTAATCTCCAATCCAGCTggaaaagcaaaaacaaaaaagaatgttgTTGAATGGACAGCACAATCATATCAAACAATAAGTACATGTTAGGTTCAacttattttgaagaaatatcCACCCACTTATATTGTTAGTTCTAAGAAATAAGCAGTTCCAGAGATATAAAGTTGGGttactggtgaagggagaagggagagcGGAAGAGGTCATGAGTTCGAATTCACCCATTGTTAACAATAGCAACTGGAATTCCAAAGTGTATGAGAGAAATCACACTCATACACGCAAACACAAGAGATTTAACGAAATTCAACAAATGTGCCTACATACTCGGGAGCAGAGCAACTGTTTCTTTTTACGCTTATGCTTTGCTCCAACATTTGCCCGCTCATAAAATGAGTCATGCACAACACCCagtaacaaaaactaacaattaacaactaacatttgtcgataaaagaaaaaaaaagaaagaaagaagcagTTCCAAACACACACTAACTAGTAACTAATTGAACATTGTATTTGTGGGGTACTGGGGTTATCATCAAGTTACCTGTAACTTCAAGTGATCAATGCACTTCTCAGGTGATTCTTGTTTGAATGGAGACTTCTTTATTGGAGTAACAACTTTGGTTGTTTTCTTCTCAGGTGATTGCTTATCCTTCACAAAATTACCAAATGATCGATTCTCTTTTCCCCTTCCATCTTCTGGGATAGAAGAGAATGAATCATGTTTTCTGTGCAATTGCTTCCCATGGACTAGTTTCACGGTGTGGTCATTGACAGCATCAGAGAACATTAGCTTTCTGCTGGAAGCACTTCTGGCAAGAGAAGGCTGCGGCCTACCCATCATCAAAGTTGAATTGAACTCACTTTGAGACATGGATTTTGATCTCTGATGCTTGGAACTCCTTATGGTGTTTTGGTCAATAGGGTCATTCAAATTCTCTGCATTCCTCTTTGAGGAAATGTACACAGCTTCCTGATATAAGCCTTGTCTAAAATTCACAACCTGCTCTTCAAGTCTTACCACCTCCTCTTCCAACACTGCTACTTCAGCCAAAAGCTCCAATGTCTGAAACAAgtacgcacacacacacactcctCATTACTCTCCTTGTATCCATAAATCAaagcaacaacaataaaaattacaagagtTCAATTCAATTCCTTAGGTACTTTTGGTACTATTGTCTAATTAGAATTAGAGTTTCGCCTCATTAACTTATATTGATGTTTAATGCAAAACTCTACTATGCGAATTACTGAGGTGAAACTTCAATTttagttagaaaataatataaaaaatacttaaaaaattatatctattttcaataataataataataaaagaaaggtATGCAAATACTATTATTCAATCAACAGGAATTAGGTCTAGTAGAAGAGGTTAGTCCCTCACAATGTGGCGAAACAATATTAAAGGTGCCCGACAATGCTTCGATCAGGATTGATACAATGAACTAACTCATTGCCTGAAACTCCTGTGTGATTGAACAACAAAACatgcaagagagagagagagactaacATATGGAGGAAGATAAGGAGGAAGACGAGGTAGAGATCCCAAAGGCCTAGTGAATGCTCTTTCTAAAGCTCTATGAACATTCTCTTCATGTCTGAGTTTCCTCTTCAGCTTATCTACCTGCATTTTCCACCAACCTTGAAAACATGAACCACTAGTGATTGATTTTGCAGAACGAACCAAAAGCATGAATGAAAGAACAAAAAGGAACacaatgtaataataataacatgggTTTGGGGAAGATTCAAAAGTTACATCTTGGATCAAAGCCATTTTCCTTTCTCGATTGGATCGACGCCCGTTCTTGTGGCCACCACCCACTGCTCTCTTCCCTCCTCCAGTTTCCATCTTCCCCTGCTTTCCACATTCaccaataaacaaaaaatcattatcataataaaataaaataaaaaaactcaattttcttcattcaccaaaaaaagaagaagaaccaTAAAGTGAAACATTTCAAATAAAGAACTAAATTATTCGTTTCGTGAGAGAAGATCAACGACCCAGTTTAGATTTGGATCAAAAGCACACACCTTTAAACTTTATGCAGCTCTTAGTTTATGCTTCAAAGTCAAGCTTCTtctgtttttcaaaattaaaaaaaaaaatgtagaagaagaagaagaagaagttactTTGGTTTCATTTAAAGGAGGTTTCATTGAGTGAAGAGTGGTGCGTGCTCTGGCATTCATTGCTCGTTCAACTTTCCCTTTCTCGCGAAACGAGAAAGCGTGAACAATTCtgcttcagaaaaaaaaaaaatgggttaCTTACGAAATTGCAAAAAGCGGGAAGAGTTATGAATAAGACAGAGAAGAAGTTTTCATACAAAAACAATTGAGGTAGCGGAAAATGGAGAAAATGCAGAGTGCAAAAAGAAAGGTTTTTATGGTTTTGTGtgtattgataataataataataatattgttgttggtgttggtgttgaGATGACAAATCTCGAACAGAGTGAAAGACAGAGcaacagaagaagaagcaaaacgACGGGGTTGAGGTTGTCTAGTTTTCTTGCATCCTAATAGTAAAGCCTTCTCCCACTTGGTTTCATTACCTACCACCAAccaacctcttttttttttttcactcaaattaaccatcaaatatcaaataaaataaacaaacaaaataaaaaaatgccaaTCTTAATCTAAATCAATTAATAATAGCTTTTTACTATCACACTGTAACCCTTTTATTTACAACAGTTTTGTTAGTGTAACATTATATAAGCATCATTTTTTTCAGTACGGATAATTTTTAAACaactatttaattacaaattattataaattattatgtattgtaattttattcatttttataataataataataataattctctTAAATGTTATACTAtggacactttttttttattaattgtacttataagttttttacattaacaattcatataaattaatttttgttgacaaCAATTTATGTTATGACATTCCTAATTAAGTGTGCGTGGACGCCTATTGCCGTGTTTTTAGGTATTATTTCGATCCTGAAGTATTTACGTATGAAAGAATATATGATAGGAATGATCACATTCttaaataaacttttatattttgaaagattAGTCTCTAACTATCCAAATAAAAGTTATCAACTTAAAAAATAGTAGTTTTATTGTTTAACCATTGAGTCAGAAGGTAATATTTTGatcatatttaatttacttttggAGCATGCTTTGAGAGTGGCCATGGAATTTGATGCATTTGTGAACAGGAATGCAGATATTGTGTGAGTgtatgagagagagagatgtaTATTGCCTGTGAAGGTGCACTTTTTGCCTTTGGCATTGTGTGTGAATCGTGAAAGTGAGGGTGACAACCCGCTTTCATAATGAATTAACGCGCGACCCACCTTCCTCCCtcttactctctctctctctctgttttgCCAGcatattcttctttcttttgtttttcattgcGTTCTATCTCACATTCCCCACATTAAGTGGCACTCATAAAttctaaatattaataatactagTGTACTCTCCTCACTTTCTTGTTCTCCTTATCACTTTGTTTTGGAGCAGGTTTGATtcaacttaattatatttaaatgatgttTAGTTGTTAAAAATCTGTATTATTTCCCACCTATGTGACCCATCAATAATTTTCACCAAAGACATTCTTCACTAATTAATCACTATTTTGGTATTCAGTTAAACCAAATAACTAAATTGAGAAACACGTGAAACGATTTTCCATTTAAACCCAAGTTAATCAATAATTTATCAATGTCAAGTTTAGAATTAATTACTACTTAAACAAGTTTTCAATTTTGGGCCTTTCCAATTTTGTTTTCCACTTTTCATGCTGAAAGGTGAAAATTCCCTCCTTTCACTTTCGCTTacttaacaaaacaaaaacaataatttcaaggaaataaaaAGGAGAAGCAAgtgaatgaaagaaaagaattgAGTGAGCTTTGTCGGGGCATGTGATAACAACTAAACTTTGAAAGGCATCGTCCTGAAGTACCACTGGCCAAAAAGTCTAGAGGGaccatcaaataaattatttattcaattaaaatgcCCATATTAGTTAATCATAAGCAGATCATTAATGAAGTTGATACAtgcattttcatttcattactGATATCCAGGATCTGCTTGATACCTTATTCAAAAGCATTAACTAAAATGCCTTTTGAAGTAAGCAAGCCAACGTGCTATTAAATAAGAGAAGAGTTATTTACTATTCACTTTTTCACTAGTAACAAATCCCGATTAGAGAAAAGATGTaagtcaaaaaaaataaaacacattctttatatatatatatatatatatatatatatatatatatatatatatatattcataagtTTTGCTACTAAAAGTTTTTGATGATAACAtctagtatttttatttaatgataaattacgAGTCAAACCAAGGCCCAACTTTCTCTGGCGTAACCTGtactatttttgtttcttagctctatatataagtaaacaatccattcaataatatataaatgtaaagTGCAATATTAACGATCACAATagtagattttttttcatacataaacaaaataccaaAACATACAACCCCCATTATTTACATCAATATACATATTTACTATCCAAAgtataaatttatgttaaaaggACCCGAATTTACActgtaattttaaaaagaaattgcatTTTTACATTGAAAATTCAAGTCCCCTCAACCCAAATTCTCAAcatactttttcctttttcttaaaaaaaataattttaatttttttttttaaaaaaatattttttagaaatatatataaataaaagaaattaataaaattagagaagattataatataatttttttaattacgatGTAGGCATTTTTTAGCTAAATTTATGTGTTGTTAGCGGTTGTTTTGTTATGtacgttaattaaaaaatgaaaaaaaatagttaatagtattaaaacaGATTAGAAAACACAgggaataaataatatatacatctCTCTTATAtaatacacataaaattaaacagTACAATGACTAAGATGATAGACGAGAATAACGAAACATGCTAAAAAATACAATTGCAACGCAAATATGACAAAACTAATGATAGTATGAAAGATGTTATGCAGGAGACATGTCTTCTTCCATTTAGGTTACTGGTTTGCTAAAaaaagctaaaatttctattgggcaAAATCGTTTCCAATAGTTGAATTCTACTAACACCATTAGTACGTCTTCGTCGTTTTTCAACTCTGTTATTTCATATtcgattaatttttttgaatatttagcATGACCTGGTTGTCAAAAGAACAATCATTCAACCAcctgtgattcgtgaattccataAGAGGGAACACCTAAACATGCAAGTTGCTTGATTATATCCTTGAGTTTGTCCATGTTACATCCCGAAGAAATGTCAAATCTTATTGAATTTGTTATAGTGAAGGAGTAACCCAAAAACCCACTTTGGCGTGGTATGTTCCACTTCTCGTCGTAATACAACATTGCATCATTAGTAGGAGTAATAGTGAATTGAAGTAGGTTGAGTATACCATCTGGTGTTCTATTGATGGTACACAATAATTCTATAGGGTCAACACACGAGTATTGctcattgcacattaacattatgtaaacatcatcatcatttttcaattgtagagattaaaaaaaatattgttgacctGCATCTATGAATGGTTGtcggtagtaaatttcatccactAATTGATCATTAgttagctgaagggtattgtgcaTTCTACTCTTAAGTGTCTCAAAAGAATAGTCATTAGGAACTTGCATTGGTGTTGGAGTgagactttgaaaataaacatcAGTTTGGTTGTGAGtgattgatccatttggaaaaatgaaggcTAATCTCGAGTTAGCAATGGTCtgactgcttgtttctcccaagAATGCTATAGTATTAAGATTGAATTTGGTTTGTGAAAGTATGTTGTGTGGAATTGTGTGGTTGTATTGAGGGTTTTggtgttatttatagttgtatgaACATTTTGCCCCATTGATGTGTATTGGAATCTCATAAGGTTAGAATTATGTTCCTGCTAAAGGCTTCTCTGGAATTCAATGTTGATTTTTCCCTAGTACTTGATGCCAAAGACGttcattataattttcagactaaaaaacatattatgagttgtccattttatgttagttttgttgatgaaacatttatttttttagagacgtgtCCAAATTACAGAGTTTTCAATTTCGACTGTGATTTTTCACTAGTACATGATGCATCAGACctccattataatttttagactgAAAAAGAGATTCTGAGTTGtccattttttgttaattttattggagaaacatttatttttttaagagacatgtgcaaaTTGCAGAGTGTTGTAAATTTTGAATATGATTTTTCCATGTTACCTGATGCAAAAGATGTTCATTATAACTTTCATACTGAAAAAGAGATTTTGAGTTGTCAATttaatgttagttttgttggtgaatcatttatttttttaagacacGTGTGCAAATTccagagtgttgtcaatttcgacTGTGATTTTTCCCTGGTACATGATGCAACAGAcatccattataattttttagactAAAAAAGAGATTCTGAGTTGTCCATTTTATGTCAGTTTTGTtggtgaaacattttttttaagagacgtGTGCAAATTACAGAGTGTTATAAATTTCGAGTGTGATTTTTTCATGCTATTTGATGCAGCAGACGTTCATTATAACTTTCatattgaaaaagaaattgagttgtcaattttatgtcagttttgttggtgaatcgtttatttttttaagacatgTGTGCAAATTGTAAAGTGTTATCAATTTTGACTGTGATTTTTCCTTGGTACACGATGCAACAAACgttcattataattttaagacTGAAAAAGATTTCCATTTTATGTCAGTTTTATTGGTaaagcatttatttttaagagacgtgtgcaaattgTAAAGTGTTGTAAATTTCGAGTGTGATTTTTCCATGCTACCTGATGCAGCAGACGTCCATTATAACTTTCATATTGAAAAAAAGATTTTGAGTTGTAAATTTTATGTCAGCTTTGTTGATGaagcattatattttttaagacacGTGTGCAAATTCCAGAGCGTTGTCAATTTCGACTGTGATTTTTCCCTGGTACATGATGCAGCACACGttcattataattttcagaCTGTAAAAGAGATTCTGAGTTGTCCATTTTATGTCAATTTTGCtggtgaaattttttttttttaagagatgtGTGTAAATTGCAGAGTGTTGTAAATTTTGAGTGTGATTTTTTCCATGTTACCTGATGTAGTAGACGTCCATTATAACTTTCATATTGAAAAAGAGATTTTGAGTTGTCAATTTTATGTAAGTTTTGTTGatgaaacatttatttttttaagagaggtgtgcaaattgcaaagtgttgtcaatttcgacTGTGATTTTTACCTGGTACATGATGCAGCAAACatccattataatttttagactgAAAAAAAGATTATGAGTTATCCATTTTATGTCAGTTTTATTGGTgaaacctttatttttttaaaagtcacgTGTAAATTGGAAAGTGTTATGTTACCATGCCACCTGCTACAGTAGAAGTGGGTAAACTGGAAATtgttaacataaatttaaacaaacaattTATTTCATTACATAAAGTGATCACTAAACACCGACATAAGACACCACAGGAAAACTTCAAAGCAGAAACAACTAAGACATGAATCATCCCCAAATTACCAATCTTGTTTGAATATTGTTTCGTGGGATCGAGACATGTTACTTCTTTCGGGCTTGGAAGAGGAGTCAGTATCACTACCATAGTTTTTGACCCCACAACTCTCGTATTCATCTTATAGGTCCTCAAGATTGGAGGTTGAGTCATGTTGGTTGCTTGGTGGGTTATTGTTGTcacaaattatgaaaaataactcCACAAATGGTAGTAGTGGGTTGTcgtaaaaaatgttgaacatttgtTGAGCATCAGCATCATCTCGTAGAATAAAAGATGTGTACATATAATGTTGTCCTGACTCAAATATGGGGCATCGAAAGTGGAGATGTTGGATATGTTGGTATGGTTTAATGTTTAGTTTTTGGTGAACAAGTTCAAGCAATTGTGTAAAGGTTATGGCCTTGTTGACCATGAAagtttttgtgttgttactaATGAAGGTGGTGCCCTCATTAGTGTTGTAGACTTGACCGTTGTAGTAAAGACAAACATATGTAGTTGGGTGACACATTGTGGTAGGGGTTGAGATGAATATTTGAAAGTTCTATGAATGTCTTTAATTATActggtatttatagaatttgttTATAGTTGGGTAACTCATTAGTGTTAACTGTGCATTTAGATGAACTGGTAAATGGACATTTATGCAttgttgcaagggtccaaatcataattttttttttattttgttctcctaATTTGAGGTGGTTTttcatggaactggtgcacaatattttttttggattctttgacgtttaaactaagaaaaaaaagtgtcacaaatattaataatgtattggacataatttaaaaaaaaaaatgcataacatGGCCACTTAAGCATTGTTGCAAGGAtcaaaatcatagtttttttttattttgttctcctaatttgaggtggttgtccatggaactggtgcatgatatatttttttttctgattctttgacgtttaaactaacaaaaaaaagtttcacGAATATTAGTAATatgttggacataattttaaaaaaatgcataacatGGCCAATTAAGCATtattgcaagggtccaaatcatagtttttttttattttgttctcctaatttgagatggtttttcatggaactggtgcacaatatatttttttttattctttgacatttaaactaacaaaaaaaaatgtgtcatgGATATTAGTAATGTattggacataattttaaaaaaatgcataacatGACCAATTAAGCATtattgcaagggtccaaatcatagtttttttttattttgttctcctaatttgaggtggttgtccatggaactggtgcatgatatattttttttggattctttgatgttTAAACTAACGAAAAAATGTGTCACGGATATTAGTTGGGATAAATGCATAACATGGCCACTTAAGCATTGTTGCTagggtccaaatcataattaattgggattttGTCTGTTGCATGTAGGCATTCATTGTTCAATCACATGCACTGATAATGTGCGGAGAcccacattaataaaaaaaacctttaatCGATCAC
Protein-coding sequences here:
- the LOC100780747 gene encoding uncharacterized protein isoform X2; translation: MNARARTTLHSMKPPLNETKGKMETGGGKRAVGGGHKNGRRSNRERKMALIQDVDKLKRKLRHEENVHRALERAFTRPLGSLPRLPPYLPPYTLELLAEVAVLEEEVVRLEEQVVNFRQGLYQEAVYISSKRNAENLNDPIDQNTIRSSKHQRSKSMSQSEFNSTLMMGRPQPSLARSASSRKLMFSDAVNDHTVKLVHGKQLHRKHDSFSSIPEDGRGKENRSFGNFVKDKQSPEKKTTKVVTPIKKSPFKQESPEKCIDHLKLQLDWRLADHERAQSSSSSSDDKVSEIDSTPNRVSEDIVKCLCSIFVRIGTSKDKIGESKTPSRSASAFHQCSKEKDQSCDPYGICSESKTREVGPYKNLCEVKATTADMNRTTNAVFLIHRLKFLLGKLASLNLKGLTHQEKLAFWINTYNSCMMNAYLEHGIPESPEMVVALMQKATIVVGGQFLNAITIEHFILRLPYHLKFTCPKAAKNDEVKAPGIFGLEWSEPLVTFALSCGSWSSPAVRVYTASKVDEELEAAKRDYLHASVGITKTNKLIIPKLLDWYLLDFAKDLESLLDWVCLQLPDELRNQAVECLERRGRDSLSQMVQMMSYDFSFRLLLHQ
- the LOC100780747 gene encoding uncharacterized protein isoform X1, with protein sequence MNARARTTLHSMKPPLNETKQGKMETGGGKRAVGGGHKNGRRSNRERKMALIQDVDKLKRKLRHEENVHRALERAFTRPLGSLPRLPPYLPPYTLELLAEVAVLEEEVVRLEEQVVNFRQGLYQEAVYISSKRNAENLNDPIDQNTIRSSKHQRSKSMSQSEFNSTLMMGRPQPSLARSASSRKLMFSDAVNDHTVKLVHGKQLHRKHDSFSSIPEDGRGKENRSFGNFVKDKQSPEKKTTKVVTPIKKSPFKQESPEKCIDHLKLQLDWRLADHERAQSSSSSSDDKVSEIDSTPNRVSEDIVKCLCSIFVRIGTSKDKIGESKTPSRSASAFHQCSKEKDQSCDPYGICSESKTREVGPYKNLCEVKATTADMNRTTNAVFLIHRLKFLLGKLASLNLKGLTHQEKLAFWINTYNSCMMNAYLEHGIPESPEMVVALMQKATIVVGGQFLNAITIEHFILRLPYHLKFTCPKAAKNDEVKAPGIFGLEWSEPLVTFALSCGSWSSPAVRVYTASKVDEELEAAKRDYLHASVGITKTNKLIIPKLLDWYLLDFAKDLESLLDWVCLQLPDELRNQAVECLERRGRDSLSQMVQMMSYDFSFRLLLHQ
- the LOC100780747 gene encoding uncharacterized protein isoform X4; the protein is METGGGKRAVGGGHKNGRRSNRERKMALIQDVDKLKRKLRHEENVHRALERAFTRPLGSLPRLPPYLPPYTLELLAEVAVLEEEVVRLEEQVVNFRQGLYQEAVYISSKRNAENLNDPIDQNTIRSSKHQRSKSMSQSEFNSTLMMGRPQPSLARSASSRKLMFSDAVNDHTVKLVHGKQLHRKHDSFSSIPEDGRGKENRSFGNFVKDKQSPEKKTTKVVTPIKKSPFKQESPEKCIDHLKLQLDWRLADHERAQSSSSSSDDKVSEIDSTPNRVSEDIVKCLCSIFVRIGTSKDKIGESKTPSRSASAFHQCSKEKDQSCDPYGICSESKTREVGPYKNLCEVKATTADMNRTTNAVFLIHRLKFLLGKLASLNLKGLTHQEKLAFWINTYNSCMMNAYLEHGIPESPEMVVALMQKATIVVGGQFLNAITIEHFILRLPYHLKFTCPKAAKNDEVKAPGIFGLEWSEPLVTFALSCGSWSSPAVRVYTASKVDEELEAAKRDYLHASVGITKTNKLIIPKLLDWYLLDFAKDLESLLDWVCLQLPDELRNQAVECLERRGRDSLSQMVQMMSYDFSFRLLLHQ
- the LOC100780747 gene encoding uncharacterized protein isoform X3 is translated as MWKAGEDGNWRREESSGWWPQERASIQSRKENGFDPRCWWKMQVDKLKRKLRHEENVHRALERAFTRPLGSLPRLPPYLPPYTLELLAEVAVLEEEVVRLEEQVVNFRQGLYQEAVYISSKRNAENLNDPIDQNTIRSSKHQRSKSMSQSEFNSTLMMGRPQPSLARSASSRKLMFSDAVNDHTVKLVHGKQLHRKHDSFSSIPEDGRGKENRSFGNFVKDKQSPEKKTTKVVTPIKKSPFKQESPEKCIDHLKLQLDWRLADHERAQSSSSSSDDKVSEIDSTPNRVSEDIVKCLCSIFVRIGTSKDKIGESKTPSRSASAFHQCSKEKDQSCDPYGICSESKTREVGPYKNLCEVKATTADMNRTTNAVFLIHRLKFLLGKLASLNLKGLTHQEKLAFWINTYNSCMMNAYLEHGIPESPEMVVALMQKATIVVGGQFLNAITIEHFILRLPYHLKFTCPKAAKNDEVKAPGIFGLEWSEPLVTFALSCGSWSSPAVRVYTASKVDEELEAAKRDYLHASVGITKTNKLIIPKLLDWYLLDFAKDLESLLDWVCLQLPDELRNQAVECLERRGRDSLSQMVQMMSYDFSFRLLLHQ
- the LOC100780747 gene encoding uncharacterized protein isoform X5 — translated: MQVDKLKRKLRHEENVHRALERAFTRPLGSLPRLPPYLPPYTLELLAEVAVLEEEVVRLEEQVVNFRQGLYQEAVYISSKRNAENLNDPIDQNTIRSSKHQRSKSMSQSEFNSTLMMGRPQPSLARSASSRKLMFSDAVNDHTVKLVHGKQLHRKHDSFSSIPEDGRGKENRSFGNFVKDKQSPEKKTTKVVTPIKKSPFKQESPEKCIDHLKLQLDWRLADHERAQSSSSSSDDKVSEIDSTPNRVSEDIVKCLCSIFVRIGTSKDKIGESKTPSRSASAFHQCSKEKDQSCDPYGICSESKTREVGPYKNLCEVKATTADMNRTTNAVFLIHRLKFLLGKLASLNLKGLTHQEKLAFWINTYNSCMMNAYLEHGIPESPEMVVALMQKATIVVGGQFLNAITIEHFILRLPYHLKFTCPKAAKNDEVKAPGIFGLEWSEPLVTFALSCGSWSSPAVRVYTASKVDEELEAAKRDYLHASVGITKTNKLIIPKLLDWYLLDFAKDLESLLDWVCLQLPDELRNQAVECLERRGRDSLSQMVQMMSYDFSFRLLLHQ